One window of the Streptomyces asoensis genome contains the following:
- a CDS encoding sensor histidine kinase, with the protein MTTTIRQAGRATGRLLIAALMAFGTYLFVTVLLIAAIGTLVVVGAWMLPEAVLLIRRIAGAKRRQVAGWTGREIPEAYEPLTGTLRERLRTAVRDPGTLADLRWMAAHYVYGWLVLLALPLWPVGLVVDGVWCGLLRRDAVVLPWVVRLADVEARWSAALLKPSPKARLAARVRALTETRADAIAAHGAELRRIERDLHDGAQARLVALSMRIGLAQRAFDRDPDSARKLMADAQDQAEQALTELRHVVRGIHPPILTDRGLTGAVRALAAGSGLEVTVRVEGLLDSGGVGSSSSSNGGGGGGGGGGRGGAVGPSGGPGGSDGSRGYRAPAAVEAAAYFAVAEALTNVVKHSGSPRAAVELVRLRNGLRAVVRDEGLGGADEGAGSGLLGIRRRVAALDGVVNVDSPAGGPTTIAVELPCVW; encoded by the coding sequence ATGACGACGACGATCCGGCAGGCGGGACGAGCCACGGGCCGGCTGCTCATCGCCGCGCTGATGGCCTTCGGCACCTATCTCTTCGTCACCGTGCTGCTCATCGCCGCCATCGGCACGCTCGTGGTCGTCGGCGCGTGGATGCTGCCCGAGGCGGTGCTGCTGATCCGCCGGATCGCCGGGGCCAAACGCCGTCAGGTCGCCGGCTGGACGGGCCGCGAGATCCCCGAGGCGTACGAGCCGCTCACCGGCACCCTGCGCGAGCGGCTGCGCACGGCCGTCCGCGACCCGGGCACCCTCGCCGACCTGCGCTGGATGGCCGCCCACTATGTCTACGGCTGGCTGGTGCTGCTCGCGCTGCCGCTGTGGCCGGTGGGGCTGGTCGTCGACGGGGTGTGGTGCGGGCTGCTGCGCCGGGACGCGGTCGTCCTGCCGTGGGTCGTCCGGCTCGCCGATGTCGAGGCGCGCTGGTCGGCGGCCCTGCTCAAGCCGTCGCCCAAGGCACGCCTCGCCGCCCGGGTCCGGGCGCTGACCGAGACCCGCGCCGACGCGATCGCCGCGCACGGTGCCGAACTGCGCCGTATCGAACGTGACCTGCACGACGGCGCCCAGGCCCGCCTGGTCGCCCTGTCCATGCGGATCGGGCTCGCCCAGCGGGCCTTCGACCGCGATCCGGACTCCGCGCGCAAACTCATGGCGGACGCGCAGGACCAGGCCGAACAGGCGCTCACGGAACTGCGGCACGTCGTCCGCGGCATCCATCCGCCGATCCTCACCGACCGCGGCCTCACGGGCGCGGTACGGGCGCTGGCCGCCGGCAGCGGGCTGGAGGTGACGGTGCGGGTGGAAGGACTCCTGGACAGCGGTGGCGTTGGCAGCAGCAGCAGCAGCAACGGCGGCGGGGGTGGTGGCGGTGGCGGTGGCCGCGGTGGGGCGGTCGGCCCGAGCGGTGGGCCGGGCGGCTCTGACGGTTCCCGCGGATATCGGGCGCCCGCCGCGGTGGAGGCCGCTGCCTACTTCGCGGTGGCGGAGGCGCTCACCAACGTCGTCAAGCACAGCGGGTCGCCGCGGGCGGCCGTCGAGCTGGTGCGGTTGCGGAACGGGCTGCGGGCGGTGGTGCGGGACGAGGGTCTCGGCGGCGCGGACGAAGGTGCGGGGTCCGGCTTGCTGGGGATCCGGCGCCGGGTGGCCGCGCTGGACGGCGTGGTGAACGTGGACAGCCCCGCCGGGGGACCGACCACGATCGCTGTGGAGCTGCCCTGTGTGTGGTGA
- a CDS encoding DUF2252 domain-containing protein, whose translation MVTEAGGAGAEMGGARRLPRVRGFAEWPTERPAAGPEAGAAPGTPQPGSPKEAGKALRGRVPRSSHAAFDLDPSRPDAVAAVEESSRGRIPELAPIRVGRMTATPFAFLRGSAGLMAYDLARTAMTGIRAQICGDAHAANFGLYGDARGGLVIDLNDFDETVDGPWEWDLKRLAASLVLAGREAGADEDTCHRAAHGAAGSYRRTMRLLAKLPVLDAWNAIADEELVSHTDAHDLLGTLERVSEKARANTSGRFAAKSTEPTENGGRRFVDAPPVLRRVPDAEAHAVAASLEHYLTTLSEDRHPLLARHAVHDVAFRIVGTGSVGTRSYVVLLLDHRGEPLILQVKEARASALVPHLAAAGFQVPEVEHEGRRVVIGQKRMQVVSDILLGWTTVDGLPFQVRQFRNRKGSVDPAALAADQVDDYGRMTGALLARAHSHSADPRLIAGYCGKNEELDEAIATFAVAYADRTEADHSDLVAAVRAGRIAAETGV comes from the coding sequence ATGGTGACCGAGGCCGGTGGTGCGGGGGCAGAGATGGGTGGGGCGCGCAGGCTTCCCCGAGTGCGGGGCTTCGCCGAGTGGCCCACCGAGCGGCCCGCCGCGGGACCGGAAGCGGGGGCGGCTCCGGGGACGCCGCAGCCGGGCTCGCCCAAGGAGGCGGGCAAGGCTCTGCGCGGCCGGGTGCCGCGGTCGTCACACGCCGCGTTCGACCTGGACCCCTCCCGGCCGGACGCGGTGGCGGCGGTCGAGGAGTCCAGCCGGGGCCGCATCCCGGAGCTGGCCCCGATTCGGGTCGGCCGGATGACGGCGACGCCGTTCGCGTTCCTGCGCGGCTCGGCCGGACTCATGGCGTACGACCTGGCCCGCACCGCCATGACCGGGATCCGCGCCCAGATCTGCGGCGACGCCCACGCCGCGAACTTCGGTCTGTACGGCGACGCGCGGGGCGGCCTGGTCATCGACCTGAACGACTTCGACGAGACCGTCGACGGCCCCTGGGAGTGGGACCTCAAGCGGCTCGCCGCCTCGCTGGTGCTCGCGGGCCGTGAGGCCGGCGCGGACGAGGACACCTGCCACAGGGCGGCGCACGGCGCGGCCGGCTCCTACCGCCGCACCATGCGGCTCCTGGCGAAGCTCCCCGTGCTGGACGCGTGGAACGCCATCGCCGACGAGGAACTGGTCTCCCACACCGACGCGCACGACCTGCTGGGCACCCTGGAGCGGGTCTCGGAGAAGGCGCGGGCCAACACCAGTGGACGGTTCGCGGCGAAGTCGACCGAGCCGACGGAGAACGGCGGCCGCCGCTTCGTCGACGCGCCGCCGGTGCTGCGCCGCGTTCCGGATGCGGAGGCCCACGCGGTGGCCGCGTCCCTGGAGCACTACCTGACCACCCTGTCCGAGGACCGCCATCCGCTGCTGGCCCGCCACGCGGTCCACGACGTCGCCTTCCGCATCGTCGGCACGGGCAGCGTGGGGACGAGGTCGTATGTGGTGCTGCTGCTCGACCACCGGGGCGAGCCGCTGATCCTCCAGGTGAAGGAGGCCCGCGCCTCGGCCCTGGTCCCGCATCTGGCGGCCGCCGGCTTCCAGGTGCCGGAGGTGGAGCACGAGGGACGCCGGGTGGTCATCGGCCAGAAGCGCATGCAGGTCGTCAGCGACATACTGCTGGGCTGGACGACGGTCGACGGACTCCCCTTCCAGGTACGGCAGTTCCGCAACCGCAAGGGCAGCGTCGACCCGGCCGCGCTCGCCGCCGACCAGGTCGACGACTACGGCCGGATGACCGGCGCGCTTCTCGCCCGCGCCCACTCCCACAGCGCCGACCCCCGCCTCATCGCCGGCTACTGCGGCAAGAACGAGGAACTCGACGAGGCGATCGCCACCTTCGCCGTCGCCTACGCCGACCGCACCGAGGCGGATCACTCGGATCTGGTGGCGGCGGTACGGGCGGGGCGGATCGCGGCGGAGACGGGCGTGTGA
- a CDS encoding J domain-containing protein — MTTPEAEQPRPEARLEQAVRAAEQALIEFEIAVETFRVEVENFSRLHHQKLGPMYARLDELDAQIAEARAARSGDPEDKRKAAEARARVMPMPGVEELFHGWMDGEGLFPEAEAMLTDQSVRPPQRVRPSEEARKLYRELARKAHPDLAQEDAERARREEFITRVNAAYARGEVALLRELAEEWAAGPAPAERSPSPSEELYARLEWLAQRKEMLALVARELEESAIGSMLRMAPEDPDRLLDEIADKLLADVAAREAELAELVG; from the coding sequence GTGACGACCCCCGAAGCTGAGCAGCCCCGGCCCGAGGCACGGCTGGAGCAGGCCGTGCGGGCCGCCGAGCAGGCGTTGATCGAGTTCGAGATCGCGGTGGAGACCTTCCGCGTCGAGGTCGAGAACTTCTCGCGGCTCCACCATCAGAAACTCGGCCCGATGTACGCCCGGCTCGACGAACTGGATGCCCAGATCGCCGAGGCCAGGGCCGCGCGCAGCGGTGATCCCGAGGACAAGCGCAAGGCCGCCGAGGCGCGGGCCAGGGTCATGCCGATGCCCGGGGTCGAGGAACTGTTCCACGGCTGGATGGACGGCGAAGGGCTGTTCCCCGAGGCCGAGGCGATGCTCACGGACCAGTCGGTCCGGCCCCCGCAGCGGGTGCGGCCCAGCGAGGAGGCCCGCAAGCTGTACCGCGAGCTGGCCCGCAAGGCGCACCCGGACCTGGCCCAGGAGGATGCCGAGCGGGCCCGGCGGGAGGAGTTCATCACCCGCGTCAACGCGGCCTACGCCCGTGGCGAGGTAGCGCTGCTGCGCGAGCTGGCCGAGGAGTGGGCGGCCGGTCCGGCGCCCGCGGAGCGGAGCCCGAGCCCCAGCGAGGAGCTCTACGCCCGTCTCGAGTGGCTCGCTCAGCGCAAGGAGATGCTCGCGCTGGTCGCCCGGGAACTGGAGGAGAGCGCGATCGGCTCGATGCTCCGCATGGCGCCGGAGGACCCCGACCGGCTCCTGGACGAGATCGCCGACAAGCTCCTCGCGGACGTCGCCGCCCGGGAGGCGGAGCTGGCCGAGCTGGTGGGCTAG
- a CDS encoding rhodanese-like domain-containing protein — protein sequence MPTVEVGDLKDDDFLLDVREDDEWQAGHAEGALHIPISEFVARYGELTEAAPQDGRVHVICRSGGRSAQVTMYLVQQGIDAVNVDGGMQFWAATGRPVVTDEGNPGSVL from the coding sequence GTGCCCACGGTCGAGGTCGGCGACCTCAAGGACGACGACTTCCTGCTGGACGTCCGCGAGGACGACGAGTGGCAGGCGGGTCACGCCGAAGGGGCACTGCACATCCCCATCAGCGAGTTCGTCGCCCGCTACGGTGAGCTGACCGAGGCGGCTCCGCAGGACGGTCGGGTCCATGTGATCTGCCGCTCCGGCGGTCGGTCGGCCCAGGTCACCATGTACCTCGTCCAGCAGGGCATCGACGCCGTGAACGTCGACGGCGGCATGCAGTTCTGGGCCGCCACGGGCCGCCCGGTCGTCACGGACGAGGGCAACCCGGGCTCCGTCCTGTAA
- a CDS encoding acyl-CoA dehydrogenase family protein, whose product MDFTFTEEQQAAAEAARGVFAGVAPDDVPSPALTRGAVADDFDRALWARLASADLLSLLLDEEFGGAGLDAIALCLVLREASKVLARVPLLESSAAAAALEAYGGPELKSSLLARAGRGEIVLTVAANGRTGHDPAELAVTARQNGTAHGRDTGDGQGAGGPGEPGAGEWVLDGVQTVVPWAYDADFVVVPARTGDDRSVLAVVARGHEGVVLAEQVSTTGERLGELRLESARIADRDVITADGAWEWLRALLTTGTCAQALGLGERVLAMTGEYAGKREQFGHPIATFQAVAVQAADRYIDLRAMEVTLWQAAWRIASGAPGALPASGDVAVAKIWASEGVRRVVQTAQHLHGGFGADVDYPLHRYHAWAKHLELSLGPAAAHEEALGDLLAAHPLG is encoded by the coding sequence GTGGACTTCACCTTCACCGAGGAGCAGCAGGCAGCGGCGGAGGCGGCGCGGGGGGTGTTCGCCGGGGTCGCCCCCGACGACGTGCCGAGCCCCGCGCTCACCAGGGGCGCCGTGGCCGACGACTTCGACCGCGCCCTGTGGGCCAGGCTCGCCTCGGCGGACCTGCTGAGCCTCCTGCTGGACGAGGAGTTCGGCGGGGCGGGCCTCGACGCGATCGCGCTCTGTCTGGTGCTGCGCGAGGCGTCCAAGGTGCTGGCACGGGTACCGCTGCTGGAGAGCAGCGCGGCCGCAGCCGCCCTGGAGGCCTACGGTGGCCCGGAGTTGAAGTCGTCCCTGCTCGCCCGGGCCGGCCGGGGCGAGATCGTCCTCACCGTCGCCGCGAACGGCCGCACCGGCCACGATCCGGCCGAACTCGCCGTGACCGCACGGCAGAACGGCACGGCCCACGGGAGGGACACGGGCGACGGACAGGGAGCGGGCGGCCCGGGGGAGCCGGGCGCCGGCGAGTGGGTGCTGGACGGGGTGCAGACGGTGGTGCCGTGGGCGTACGACGCCGACTTCGTCGTCGTACCGGCGCGCACCGGGGACGACCGGAGCGTCCTCGCCGTCGTCGCACGCGGGCACGAAGGAGTCGTGCTCGCCGAGCAGGTCTCCACCACCGGTGAGCGGCTCGGCGAACTGCGCCTCGAATCGGCGAGGATCGCCGACCGGGACGTCATCACCGCCGACGGCGCCTGGGAATGGCTGCGCGCCCTGCTCACCACGGGGACCTGCGCGCAGGCGCTCGGGCTGGGCGAGCGCGTACTGGCGATGACCGGCGAGTACGCAGGCAAGCGGGAGCAGTTCGGACACCCCATCGCTACTTTCCAGGCCGTCGCCGTGCAGGCCGCCGACCGCTACATCGACCTGCGCGCGATGGAGGTCACGCTGTGGCAGGCCGCTTGGCGGATCGCCTCCGGGGCGCCGGGCGCACTGCCGGCCTCCGGGGATGTCGCCGTGGCCAAGATCTGGGCCTCGGAAGGCGTACGGCGGGTCGTGCAGACCGCACAGCATCTGCACGGAGGCTTCGGCGCCGACGTCGACTACCCACTGCACCGGTACCACGCCTGGGCCAAACACCTGGAACTGTCGCTCGGCCCGGCCGCGGCACACGAGGAAGCCCTGGGCGACCTACTGGCCGCCCACCCCCTCGGCTGA
- a CDS encoding 2Fe-2S iron-sulfur cluster-binding protein → MARFHPLQVAAVDHLTDDSVTLTLTVPDALREEYRHAPGQHLALRRVVDGTEVRRTYSICSPAPDPDGAGPGTLRVGVRLVEGGAFSTYALKEIAVGDELDVMTPAGRFTLAPAPGRYAAIVGGSGITPVLSIVSTLLAREPAARFCLIRSDRTAASTMFLEEVADLKDRYPERFQLVTVLSREEQQAGLPSGRLDRERLTGLLPSLLPVAEVSGWFLCGPFGLVQGAEQALREIGVARSRIHEEIFHVEVTAPPARVAAPAHSTVTARLDGRGGSWPVRDGESVLETVLRNRPDAPYACKGGVCGTCRAFLVSGEVRMDRNFALEPEETDSGYVLACQSHPLTEAVEVDFDR, encoded by the coding sequence ATGGCCCGCTTCCACCCGCTCCAGGTGGCCGCGGTGGACCACCTCACCGACGACTCCGTCACCCTCACCCTCACGGTCCCCGACGCGCTGCGCGAGGAGTACCGGCACGCGCCCGGCCAGCATCTCGCCCTGCGCCGCGTGGTCGACGGGACCGAGGTCAGGCGGACGTACTCGATCTGCTCGCCCGCACCCGATCCCGACGGTGCGGGGCCCGGCACGCTGCGGGTGGGCGTGCGGCTGGTCGAGGGCGGGGCCTTCTCGACGTACGCGCTGAAGGAGATCGCCGTCGGCGACGAGCTGGACGTGATGACGCCGGCCGGCCGGTTCACCCTCGCCCCCGCGCCCGGCCGGTACGCCGCGATCGTCGGCGGCAGCGGGATCACGCCGGTGCTGTCGATCGTCTCGACACTGCTGGCCCGCGAGCCCGCGGCCCGCTTCTGCCTCATCCGCAGCGACCGGACGGCCGCCTCGACGATGTTCCTGGAGGAGGTCGCCGACCTCAAGGACAGGTATCCCGAGCGGTTCCAGCTGGTCACCGTGCTCTCCCGGGAGGAGCAGCAGGCCGGGCTGCCGTCCGGGCGGCTGGACCGGGAGCGGCTGACCGGACTGCTGCCGTCGCTGCTGCCGGTGGCGGAGGTGTCGGGGTGGTTCCTGTGCGGACCGTTCGGCCTCGTCCAGGGCGCGGAGCAGGCGCTGCGGGAGATCGGGGTCGCGCGGTCCCGGATCCACGAGGAGATCTTCCACGTGGAGGTCACGGCGCCCCCGGCGCGCGTGGCGGCTCCCGCCCACAGCACCGTGACCGCCCGGCTCGACGGCCGGGGCGGCAGCTGGCCCGTGCGGGACGGGGAGTCGGTCCTGGAGACGGTGCTGCGCAACCGGCCGGACGCGCCCTACGCCTGCAAGGGCGGGGTGTGCGGGACCTGCCGGGCCTTCCTGGTCTCCGGCGAGGTGCGCATGGACCGCAACTTCGCGCTGGAACCGGAGGAGACGGACTCCGGGTATGTGCTGGCCTGCCAGTCGCATCCGCTGACGGAGGCGGTGGAGGTGGACTTCGACCGGTGA
- the paaD gene encoding 1,2-phenylacetyl-CoA epoxidase subunit PaaD: protein MVTLTPLEAELLEVAGSVPDPELPVVTLRELGVVRAVHVRDADAVEVELTPTYTGCPAVEAMSVDIERALHAHGVREVSVRTVLSPAWSTDDISAEGRRKLREFGIAPPRVREAAEPVGITLGPTRTRGVDMGAALEPIRCPHCGSADTELLSRFSSTACKALRRCLACREPFDHFKEL from the coding sequence ATGGTGACGCTCACCCCGCTGGAGGCGGAACTCCTCGAGGTCGCCGGCTCGGTGCCCGACCCCGAACTGCCCGTGGTCACCCTCCGGGAACTCGGTGTCGTGCGCGCGGTGCACGTACGGGACGCGGACGCCGTCGAGGTCGAGCTGACCCCCACCTACACCGGCTGCCCGGCGGTGGAGGCGATGTCCGTGGACATCGAACGGGCGCTGCACGCACACGGGGTCCGGGAGGTCAGCGTGCGCACGGTGCTGTCCCCCGCCTGGTCGACCGACGACATCTCCGCCGAAGGACGCCGAAAACTCCGGGAGTTCGGCATCGCACCGCCACGCGTGCGAGAGGCAGCCGAACCGGTCGGCATCACCCTGGGCCCCACCCGAACCCGGGGCGTGGACATGGGCGCGGCCTTGGAGCCGATCCGCTGCCCGCACTGCGGCTCCGCCGACACCGAGCTGCTCAGCCGCTTCTCCTCCACCGCCTGCAAGGCGCTGCGGCGCTGCCTCGCCTGCCGTGAACCCTTCGACCACTTCAAGGAGTTGTGA
- the paaC gene encoding 1,2-phenylacetyl-CoA epoxidase subunit PaaC: MTTTTHTHTAALALGDDALVLSHRLGEWMGHAPVLEEEVALANIALDLLGQARILLSMAGDEDELAYLREERAFRNLQLVEQPNGDFAHTIARQLYFSTYQHLLYARLAAVEGPFTGLAAKAVKEVAYHRDHAEQWTLRLGDGTEESHERMQRACTALWRFTGEMFAPLDGLDLDRSELESVWLESVRSVLGRAGLAVPEGSRTGAWSAGAGREGLHTESFGRMLAEMQHLHRSHPGASW, translated from the coding sequence GTGACCACGACGACGCACACCCACACCGCCGCCCTCGCCCTCGGCGACGACGCCCTGGTGCTCTCCCACCGCCTGGGGGAGTGGATGGGCCACGCGCCCGTCCTCGAGGAGGAGGTCGCCCTCGCCAACATCGCCCTCGATCTGCTGGGCCAGGCCCGGATCCTGCTGTCGATGGCCGGCGACGAGGACGAGTTGGCGTACCTGCGCGAGGAACGCGCCTTCCGCAACCTCCAGTTGGTCGAGCAGCCCAACGGCGACTTCGCCCACACCATCGCCCGCCAGCTGTACTTCTCCACCTACCAGCACCTGCTGTACGCGCGGCTGGCGGCCGTGGAGGGCCCGTTCACCGGACTGGCGGCGAAGGCCGTCAAGGAGGTCGCCTACCACCGCGACCACGCCGAACAGTGGACGCTGCGGCTCGGCGACGGCACCGAGGAGAGCCACGAGCGGATGCAGCGGGCCTGCACGGCACTGTGGCGGTTCACCGGGGAGATGTTCGCCCCCCTGGACGGCCTCGACCTCGACCGGTCGGAGCTGGAGTCGGTCTGGCTGGAGTCGGTGCGGAGCGTGCTGGGGCGGGCCGGCCTGGCCGTGCCCGAGGGCTCGCGCACCGGAGCCTGGAGCGCCGGCGCGGGCCGCGAGGGCCTGCACACCGAGTCCTTCGGCCGGATGCTCGCCGAGATGCAGCATCTGCACCGCAGCCACCCGGGCGCGTCATGGTGA
- the paaB gene encoding 1,2-phenylacetyl-CoA epoxidase subunit PaaB — MTNTDWPLWEVFVRSRRGLSHTHAGSLHAPDAEFALRNARDLYTRRGEGVSIWVVPSSAITASSPDEKDPFFEPSADKPYRHPTFYEIPEGVKHL; from the coding sequence ATGACGAACACCGACTGGCCCCTGTGGGAGGTCTTCGTGCGCTCCCGGCGCGGCCTCTCCCACACCCACGCCGGCAGCCTGCACGCGCCGGACGCCGAGTTCGCCCTGCGCAACGCGCGCGACCTGTACACCCGGCGCGGCGAGGGCGTCTCGATCTGGGTCGTGCCGTCCTCCGCGATCACGGCCTCCTCACCGGACGAGAAGGATCCGTTCTTCGAACCGTCCGCCGACAAGCCGTACCGGCACCCGACGTTCTACGAGATCCCGGAAGGGGTGAAGCACCTGTGA